A window from Mangifera indica cultivar Alphonso chromosome 2, CATAS_Mindica_2.1, whole genome shotgun sequence encodes these proteins:
- the LOC123209270 gene encoding gluconokinase-like isoform X2, with amino-acid sequence MLAKALKCDFLDADDYHSHANKEKMRQGIPLSDEDRIPWLETLQDTLRENIINGKTVILGCSALQKQYREILRAADSNYEPGSYCSLVKFILLNVQVEVLVARLEKRAAEGKHFMPATLLQSQLDMLQIDNSEGILKIDATQSPEAILNHIQNALI; translated from the exons ATGCTAGCCAAAGCTTTGAAGTGTGATTTTCTTGATGCTGATGATTACCACTCACACGCAAACAAGG AAAAAATGCGACAAGGGATTCCTCTTTCAGATGAAGACCGGATTCCCTGGCTGGAGACCCTGCAGGACACTCTGAGAGAGAACATAATCAATGGAAAAACAGTGATACTGGGATGTTCTGCTCTGCAGAAGCAATACAGAGAAATTCTCCGAGCAGCTGACTCTAACTATGAGCCCGGAAGCTATTGTAGTCTAGTAAAGTTCATCTTGTTGAATGTTCAAGTGGAGGTGCTTGTTGCCCGGCTAGAGAAACGTGCTGCGGAGGGGAAACATTTCATGCCAGCCACACTTTTGCAGTCACAGTTAGATATGCTTCAGATAGATAACTCTGAAGGGATTCTTAAGATTGATGCAACTCAAAGTCCTGAAGCCATTTTAAACCATATACAGAATGCACTGATTTGA
- the LOC123209269 gene encoding cell division cycle 20.2, cofactor of APC complex-like, with protein sequence MDAGSVNSASSLKEQSRCPLQEQFHQRRNSRENLDRFIPNRSAMDFDYAHFMLTEGTKGKENPAICSPSREAYRKQLAEALNMNRTRILAFKNKPPRPVELIPQEHSTTSAQQTKLAKPRRHIPQTSERTLDAPDLVDDYYLNLLDWGSSNVLAIALGSTVYLWDASDGSTSELVTVDEENGPVTSVNWAPDGRHIAIGLNNAEVQLWDSASNRQLRTLRGGHRSRVGSLAWNNHILTTGGMDGQIINNDVRVRDHIVETYRGHTQEVCGLKWSASGQQLASGGNDNLLHIWDRSMASSNSPTQWLHRLEEHTSAVKALAWCPFQGNLLATGGGGGDRCIKFWNTHTGACLNSVDTGSQVCALLWNKNERELLSSHGFTQNQLTLWKYPSMVKMAELTGHSSRVLFMAQSPDGCTVASAAADETLRFWNVFGAPEVAKPASKPIQEPFSHLNRIR encoded by the exons ATGGATGCAGGTTCAGTGAATTCAGCTTCCAGCTTGAAGGAACAATCCAGATGCCCACTTCAAGAACAGTTTCATCAAAGAAGAAATTCCAGAGAAAAT TTGGACAGATTCATCCCCAACCGATCGGCGATGGACTTCGATTACGCCCATTTCATGCTGACAGAAGGCACCAAAGGTAAGGAGAACCCGGCTATCTGTTCGCCTTCGCGGGAAGCTTACAGGAAGCAACTTGCAGAGGCATTAAACATGAACAGAACCAGAATTCTAGCCTTCAAGAACAAGCCGCCAAGGCCCGTTGAACTCATTCCTCAGGAGCATTCCACCACTTCTGCTCAACAGACTAAATTGGCTAAACCCCGTAGGCATATCCCTCAG ACTTCTGAGAGGACATTGGATGCTCCAGATCTTGTGGATGATTACTACTTGAACTTATTGGATTGGGGCAGTAGCAATGTTCTGGCAATTGCTCTTGGAAGCACAGTGTATTTGTGGGATGCTTCAGATGGTTCAACCTCGGAACTTGTCACAGTTGATGAGGAAAATGGCCCTGTCACGAGTGTCAATTGGGCACCTGACGGGCGCCACATTGCAATTGGGTTGAACAATGCTGAAGTACAGTTGTGGGATTCTGCTTCCAACAGACAGCTAAGAACTCTGAGGGGTGGGCACAGATCGAGAGTAGGATCATTGGCTTGGAACAATCATATTCTGACTACTGGAGGAATGGATGGTCAGATTATTAACAACGATGTGAGAGTTAGAGATCACATTGTTGAGACTTATAGAGGTCACACTCAAGAAGTTTGTGGCCTGAAATGGTCAGCTTCAGGCCAGCAACTAGCCAGTGGGGGCAATGATAATCTTCTCCACATATGGGACAGGTCCATGGCCTCTTCAAATTCTCCCACACAGTGGCTGCACAGGCTAGAGGAGCACACTTCTGCAGTCAAGGCCCTTGCTTGGTGCCCTTTCCAGGGCAATTTGTTGGCCACTGGAGGCGGTGGTGGTGACCGGTGCATCAAGTTCTGGAACACTCACACAGGTGCTTGTTTGAACTCGGTGGACACTGGGTCTCAAGTTTGTGCCTTGCTGTGGAACAAGAATGAAAGAGAGCTGCTTAGCTCTCATGGGTTCACTCAGAATCAGCTCACTTTGTGGAAGTATCCTTCAATGGTGAAAATGGCTGAGCTTACAGGCCATTCCTCCAGGGTTCTTTTCATGGCACAG AGCCCAGATGGCTGCACAGTGGCATCAGCAGCAGCTGATGAAACACTAAGATTCTGGAATGTTTTTGGGGCGCCAGAAGTGGCCAAGCCTGCTTCAAAGCCAATCCAGGAGCCGTTCTCTCATTTGAACCGCATCCGGTAA